In Flavobacterium gelatinilyticum, a genomic segment contains:
- a CDS encoding putative DNA modification/repair radical SAM protein produces the protein MVHERVMEKLSILADAAKYDVSCSSAQSKRENKNKGLGDSSGYGICHAFTEDGRCVSLLKILLTNHCIFDCAYCVSRKSNDIKRAAFTVQEVVDLTIGFYRRNYIEGLFLSSGIFDNADYTMERLVRIAKKLRLEENFNGYIHLKAIPGSSDELLKEAGLYADRLSVNVEMPTEQSLKLLAPDKNHKDVMKPMEYLKNEIVGYKEEKKSNYKTPLFAPAGQSTQMVIGASQENDLEILGMANYFYDQMNMKRVYYSGYVPISYDNRLPAIGTPVPMIRENRLYQADWLIRYYGFNVNEIVGFDQPNLDLDIDPKLGWALRNLNQFPVDINTADLELIQRIPGIGFLSAKKIVSARKFKKLQPEDLKKLGIAYNRSKYFMAFASPFYLQKDLTSVQIKDHILNSQNSKYKNNFSNQLALF, from the coding sequence ACAAAAATAAAGGACTTGGCGATTCTTCGGGTTATGGAATCTGCCACGCCTTTACCGAAGATGGACGCTGTGTTTCGCTCCTGAAAATCCTGCTTACCAATCATTGTATTTTTGACTGTGCGTATTGCGTAAGCCGAAAAAGCAACGATATAAAACGCGCCGCTTTTACGGTTCAGGAAGTCGTAGATCTTACGATTGGTTTTTATAGAAGAAATTATATAGAAGGCCTGTTTTTAAGTTCGGGTATTTTTGATAATGCCGATTACACGATGGAACGTTTAGTGCGCATTGCAAAGAAACTGCGATTAGAAGAAAACTTTAACGGCTACATACATCTTAAAGCGATTCCCGGCTCGAGCGACGAACTTTTAAAAGAAGCCGGACTCTATGCCGACCGTTTAAGCGTAAATGTCGAAATGCCAACAGAGCAAAGTCTTAAATTACTGGCGCCCGATAAAAATCATAAAGATGTGATGAAACCGATGGAATATCTGAAAAATGAAATCGTGGGTTATAAAGAAGAAAAGAAATCAAATTACAAAACGCCTCTTTTTGCTCCCGCCGGGCAGAGTACACAAATGGTAATTGGAGCAAGTCAGGAAAATGATCTCGAAATTTTGGGCATGGCCAATTATTTTTATGACCAGATGAATATGAAACGGGTGTATTATTCCGGTTACGTGCCAATAAGTTATGATAACAGACTTCCGGCAATTGGAACTCCCGTTCCAATGATTCGGGAAAATCGATTGTATCAGGCCGACTGGTTAATTCGCTATTACGGATTCAATGTCAATGAAATAGTAGGTTTTGACCAGCCAAATCTAGATCTGGATATCGACCCAAAATTAGGATGGGCTTTACGAAACCTCAACCAGTTTCCGGTAGATATCAATACAGCAGATCTGGAACTGATTCAGCGTATTCCGGGAATTGGATTTTTGAGTGCTAAGAAAATTGTCTCTGCCAGAAAGTTTAAAAAACTCCAGCCCGAAGATTTGAAAAAACTGGGAATTGCTTACAATCGTTCCAAATATTTTATGGCTTTTGCTTCGCCGTTTTATCTTCAAAAAGATTTGACTTCGGTACAAATTAAAGATCATATTTTAAATTCCCAAAACAGCAAATACAAAAATAATTTTTCGAACCAGCTCGCTTTATTTTAA
- a CDS encoding TIGR03915 family putative DNA repair protein: MTQLIYDSTYEGWLTAVFEIYEYKLTDVVFITDEFSSTRLFAKTHLVMTDIAKAKRVLTGLRQRLSADGLEKIYYAFLSGSEQIEEILFRFVKYVFESSENIEGDLSNPEVAAVRKAAHSTGKESHRMKAFVRFKLTKDELYYAIIEPDCDVLSLIQNHFKNRYADQRWLIYDAKRKYGVYYDLENISTVQIQFNANTSSALAEINDEEEEFFQNLWRRYFSSVNIESRKNTKLHLQHMPKRYWKNLTEKIPNLK; this comes from the coding sequence ATGACGCAATTAATTTACGATAGCACGTACGAAGGATGGCTTACGGCAGTATTCGAAATTTATGAATACAAACTGACAGATGTTGTCTTCATAACCGATGAATTTTCGAGTACACGGCTGTTTGCAAAAACGCATTTGGTAATGACCGATATTGCAAAGGCGAAACGTGTTTTAACCGGACTCAGACAACGCCTTTCTGCAGATGGTCTTGAAAAAATATATTATGCTTTTCTGTCAGGATCAGAACAGATCGAAGAAATTTTGTTCCGATTTGTAAAATATGTCTTTGAAAGTTCTGAAAATATAGAAGGAGATTTAAGCAATCCCGAAGTTGCAGCAGTTAGAAAAGCGGCGCATTCTACAGGAAAAGAAAGTCACCGAATGAAAGCTTTTGTTCGGTTTAAATTAACAAAAGACGAATTGTATTATGCCATTATCGAACCCGACTGCGATGTATTGTCTTTGATTCAAAATCATTTTAAAAACAGATATGCTGACCAGCGCTGGCTTATTTATGATGCAAAACGCAAATATGGGGTGTATTATGATCTTGAAAATATTTCAACGGTACAAATACAGTTTAATGCCAATACATCTTCTGCTTTAGCCGAAATCAACGATGAAGAAGAAGAATTTTTTCAGAATCTCTGGCGCCGTTATTTCAGCAGTGTAAACATAGAATCCAGAAAAAACACCAAACTTCATTTGCAGCATATGCCAAAACGATATTGGAAAAATCTAACAGAGAAAATTCCAAATCTAAAGTAA
- a CDS encoding glycoside hydrolase family 130 protein — MRVSVTRKNIKFTPDSRRVVARYFMNGNERTQQMVLRIMLLDEKQVIETLEQTLREFARRHRNISAIFFRHCERIRDLIEAMQIDYEAMSLNRKMLIGSYCTMEYAIESAAIFNPSIVEDFDQSGLEAGEKRVIISFRATGEGHISSIVFRRGILDKNNNLQIMKIGHHIDKAEIEHKTLFNKERFLSKLFEMHTHDKYIAQIMQDLPEEFEFAVLKNMLETALNDPLIRQERRTALEEMLWLANSFYDLQFKHDSDITERVIFPISDSESRGIEDARFVRFVDDDNSVRVMATYTAYNGHAILPKLISTEDFYTFRVMPLHGTGAQNKNLALFPRKIKGKYAMLARIDGVNNYIMYSERPTQWNNPILLQEPRYTWELTQIGNCGSPLWTEEGWLVITHGVGTMRRYCIGASLFDLDDPSKEIGRLKEPLLSPLEDEREGYVPNVVYSCGAIIHNNSLILPYAVSDYSSTYGVVDLAELLDALKKSK; from the coding sequence ATGCGAGTATCAGTCACCAGAAAAAACATAAAATTTACCCCCGATTCCAGAAGAGTTGTTGCCCGTTACTTTATGAACGGCAACGAAAGAACCCAGCAGATGGTACTTCGTATCATGTTACTGGACGAAAAACAAGTAATAGAAACGTTAGAACAAACGCTTAGGGAATTTGCCCGAAGACACCGTAATATTTCAGCCATATTTTTTAGACACTGCGAAAGAATCCGTGATCTTATCGAGGCCATGCAGATTGATTATGAAGCCATGTCGCTGAACCGGAAAATGCTGATTGGTTCGTATTGTACAATGGAATATGCGATAGAATCGGCTGCGATTTTTAACCCTTCGATAGTCGAGGATTTTGACCAGTCTGGATTAGAAGCCGGTGAAAAACGTGTTATTATTTCTTTCCGTGCTACGGGAGAAGGTCATATTTCTTCGATTGTTTTTAGAAGAGGAATCCTCGATAAAAACAACAATCTGCAGATTATGAAAATAGGCCATCATATCGACAAGGCCGAAATTGAGCACAAAACCTTATTCAACAAAGAACGATTTTTATCAAAATTGTTCGAAATGCATACTCATGATAAATACATCGCACAGATTATGCAGGATCTGCCTGAAGAATTTGAATTTGCTGTATTAAAAAATATGCTGGAAACGGCTTTAAACGATCCGTTGATTCGTCAGGAACGAAGAACAGCGCTTGAAGAAATGCTCTGGCTGGCGAATTCGTTTTATGATTTGCAGTTCAAACACGATTCTGATATTACAGAACGTGTTATTTTCCCTATCTCCGATTCTGAAAGCCGCGGTATAGAAGATGCCCGTTTTGTTCGTTTTGTTGATGATGATAATTCGGTTCGCGTTATGGCGACTTATACCGCTTATAACGGACATGCGATTTTACCGAAATTAATTTCTACCGAAGATTTTTACACATTCAGAGTAATGCCTCTGCACGGTACAGGAGCACAGAATAAAAACCTGGCTTTGTTTCCGCGAAAGATAAAAGGCAAATATGCCATGCTCGCCCGTATTGATGGTGTAAACAATTATATTATGTATTCTGAAAGGCCAACACAATGGAATAATCCAATCCTGCTGCAGGAACCTCGTTATACGTGGGAACTGACTCAGATAGGAAACTGCGGTTCTCCTCTTTGGACCGAAGAAGGCTGGCTTGTAATTACGCACGGTGTTGGTACAATGCGTCGTTATTGCATAGGAGCTTCGTTGTTTGATCTTGATGATCCGTCTAAAGAAATCGGCCGATTAAAAGAACCGCTGCTCTCGCCTCTTGAAGACGAACGCGAAGGTTATGTACCCAATGTGGTCTACTCCTGCGGCGCTATTATTCACAATAACAGTCTTATATTACCTTATGCTGTTTCTGATTATTCGTCAACTTACGGCGTAGTCGATCTGGCAGAATTGCTGGATGCTTTAAAGAAAAGTAAATAG
- a CDS encoding nucleosidase, translated as MIKINPKESFAKADILFSFALESEAAEVFRGQNTLITGIGKVNAAYELSKAIQQKRPSVIINLGSAGSSCFQKGEVICCTKFVQRDMDVRGLGFALYETPLSGLPPVLEYGLLMDGLQEGICGTGDNFEMGHCSDAYNVVDMEAYSLAMIAMKENIPFLCLKYVSDGADDNAAEDWTVQVHKAAIAYGKILGLIEEDILS; from the coding sequence ATGATAAAAATTAACCCAAAAGAATCTTTTGCAAAAGCGGATATTCTGTTTTCTTTTGCATTGGAATCTGAAGCTGCCGAAGTTTTTCGCGGACAAAATACTTTAATTACCGGAATAGGAAAAGTCAATGCAGCGTATGAATTATCAAAAGCAATTCAGCAAAAAAGACCTTCTGTAATTATCAACCTCGGATCTGCCGGAAGCAGCTGTTTCCAAAAAGGCGAAGTAATCTGCTGTACCAAATTTGTACAAAGAGACATGGACGTTCGCGGATTGGGTTTTGCGCTATACGAAACCCCATTATCCGGTCTGCCTCCGGTTCTCGAATATGGTCTGCTGATGGACGGTTTGCAGGAAGGCATTTGCGGAACAGGCGATAACTTCGAAATGGGACATTGTTCCGACGCTTATAATGTAGTAGATATGGAAGCCTATTCATTAGCCATGATTGCAATGAAAGAGAATATTCCGTTTTTATGCCTGAAATATGTTTCAGACGGTGCCGATGATAATGCCGCCGAAGACTGGACCGTTCAGGTTCATAAAGCCGCAATCGCGTACGGAAAAATTTTAGGTTTAATTGAAGAAGATATTTTGAGTTAG
- a CDS encoding helix-turn-helix domain-containing protein, producing MSTITKPSHIGRKISRIREMRDMKQEALAQALGTNQQAISAMENSENVDEEKLVEVAKALGVTVEALKNFSEEAVFSYFNNFYDNSQGTIGNHYCTFNPLDKLIQSHEEQIKLYERLVQAEKDKVEYLEKLVKDK from the coding sequence ATGAGCACAATAACAAAACCAAGTCACATAGGGCGAAAAATCAGCCGTATCCGTGAAATGAGAGATATGAAGCAGGAAGCACTGGCACAGGCGCTTGGAACAAACCAACAAGCGATTTCTGCAATGGAAAACAGTGAAAATGTCGATGAAGAAAAACTGGTTGAAGTAGCCAAAGCTTTAGGCGTAACAGTTGAAGCGCTTAAGAATTTTTCTGAAGAAGCGGTATTTAGTTATTTTAATAATTTTTATGATAACAGCCAGGGAACTATAGGGAATCATTACTGTACCTTTAATCCTTTGGACAAATTAATCCAATCTCACGAAGAACAGATTAAACTCTACGAACGTTTAGTTCAGGCAGAAAAAGATAAAGTTGAATATTTAGAAAAATTAGTAAAAGATAAATAG